The Gemmatimonadaceae bacterium genomic interval AGAGCTTGGAGAGGATGGCCGTGCCGCCCGCCATGTAGATGGCCGAGATGGCGAGCCCGCCTAACGCGAACGTGAACACCATCGTCAGCATGAGCGCCGATCCGCGCCTCGTGCGCAGGCGCAGGCGGAACTGCAGGAGTCGCTGTCGCATGGGTGGCTCTCCCTAGTGCGTGATCGTCGAGCTCATGCGCATCGACGAGTTGGCGGGTGAACAGTCCTGGGCGGCGACGCCGTACTGGAAGGTCACGCCGGGCTGGATGTCGAAGTCTTCCCACATGTAGCTCGCCGACTTGGAGCCGCCCACCTGGTCGATGGGCTCATCCCACGGGTTGCCGACGATGCGGCGATACAGGACGTATCGCTCCACGTCCCGCTCCCCCGAACTCTCGTCCGAGGAGGCGGTGAATGTCACCTGCACGCGCGTCACCCCGGACACGGTCACCAACGCCACCGTCGGCGCGCCGGGATTGAGCGGGACGTCGCCGCACGACGAGCGCTGCGCCAGCCCGATGTTGGCCAGCGAGGTTTGCGAATTCACCGAGCGGACGAACGTGGTGGCGCGGTTCTGCAGGTTGTAGCCGTTGAAGACCCCGTTGACCGAGACGCTCACCGTGCGGATCGAGTCGGCAATGCTCCCCACCGCATCCCAGAAGATCGGGAGCGACGCGGTGGGAATCGAATCGATGACACCGGACGGCAGGACGCGGTTGTACCTGAAGAAGGGCTGCGTACCGGTGATGCGAATGCCCGTCGCCACGACCGAGATGGGACCATCGTTCACGCGGCGCCACAGGACGTACATGTTGCTCGACGAGGGCTGCGACGAGTCGGCCGACACCCAGTAGCTCACCGTCTCGGCCAGCGACAGCGAGCGATCGTTCTTGCGGTACGTGTAGTCGGGATACGACTTGCCCGACCACGGCAGCGTGATCGGCGACGACGCGATCATGGTGCGCGTGAGCTGGTCGGCGACGTTGGGGTCGAAGTAGACCGCCTCCACGTCGCTCGTGTCGTTGGCCACGAGGTCGGTGTTGAACGTGACGGCGTATGCGTGCGCCTGCACGATCTTGGGCTGGTTGCGCGGGATTCCCTGCGAGGCATCCATGGGCTGCACGCCGATGCCGATGTTGCGCAGTTCGCGGTCGACGGTGTTCTGCGCGAAGCGCGCCGTCTGCTGCGCGTCGGTGCGCCCCACATCTTGCTGCAGCTGGCGGACCTGCATGGTGAAGAACGGGACGGCGGCCGCGAAGACGCCAATCGTGATCGTCAGCGTCAGGAGCAGCTCGCCCAGCGAGTAGCCGGAGCGCGCCTCGTGCCTGCGGCGCGCGCGACGGGATCGATTCGTGACTCGCATGGCGGCTCCTAGAAGCGCGCGATCGCGGTCGTCTTCTTGACCGGCGTCGGCATGGCAGGGTGGGTGATCGTGACCGTGACCGTCTTGTAGGCGTACTGCGCCGACAGCGTCTGCACGATCGTGGTCACGCGCCGATAGTTCGGGTATCCGCTGATCGTGTTCTCCGTCGTGGCCAGCGAATCCATGGACGTGTAGTTGCGCTCCGCCTTGACGCGCTCCACGCGCGCCGACGCCAGGTCGAGCGCGTTGTTGAGGAGCATGGAGTTCGCGTTGGAACGGGCATACCGGCGACCGTATTCGGCCATCCCGATCAGGCTCGTCCCGAGGATCGTCAGCGCCACCATGACCTCGAGCAACGAAATGCCGCGCCGCACCCAGCGGGGGCGTAGTGCGGTGGATCGTTCGGAACGCACGGGGAATGCTCGCATCAGTTCATCCTCTTCCAGATGGTTCCGTCGTAGCGATATCCGTCGGCCCGCCCCGTGGCTTGCACCACACGCACGAGCCGGAAGTCCGTGGTCGAACCGCGACTCGACGTGAGGTAGACCTCGAGGTCGGTGCTCGCTGCGCCGTCGCGCAGGAACTGGATCGCGGAATAGCCAAGCAGTGTGCAGAGGTTGGAGCCGGAGACTGCCGGCGCCGCCATCCCCGAATAGCTCGTGGGGGGGACCGCGAACTTGGCGCCATCCTCGAGCGGGCGGATCATCTTGCGTTCGCCGCCATCGAAGGTGCAGTTGTTGTTCGCGTCCTCGACGATCACGATCTGGCGCGAGGCGACATCGAAGGCGACCACGACGTTGGTCTGCCGCATGATCGCGTTGCGCTCCGCGGACTGCAGGACCGTGCGCACCGTGCGCAATGCGGCATCGGCGCGGTACTTCTCGTAGTTGAGCCGCGGCACCGCCATTCCAGCGATGATGCTCACCATGATGAGCACCACCGTGAGTTCCAGGATGGTGTACCCCCGGCGAGCCGCCGAGCCTAACGATCGATTGGTCTTGATCCGTCTCATGCAAACTCTCCGGGGGCAGCGGTGCATCACACTCCTGGCGCGAGTTCGCGCACAAGTGCTGCGTTGACAACGCGTTGCGGCCGTTTGATGGACGACGCCACGGTGAAAAGGTTTCGCCGACCGGTGGTCCCTCCCGTCACGTATCGTGCGCGAACCGTAAGAAAGTGCGAGGACGTTCCCGAGCCGTGACTGCCCCCCCCGCTCGGGCGTCCTTGTGACATGGCGTTCGTCACCCCTCTCCCGGCCCCGGCAGCGTGAGCATCGTCGCCGCACTGGTTCCCAACCCGGTGCGACTGTTCCGCCTGCGCGGCGCGTTGCGCCACTACCACTCCGTCGAGCCCTGCGCCGACTGGGGGGCGGTGACGCTCCTGTGCGAACGCCACCCGGTTCAGCTGGCGGTACTCGACGTCTTTGCCACCGGGGGG includes:
- a CDS encoding prepilin-type N-terminal cleavage/methylation domain-containing protein translates to MRAFPVRSERSTALRPRWVRRGISLLEVMVALTILGTSLIGMAEYGRRYARSNANSMLLNNALDLASARVERVKAERNYTSMDSLATTENTISGYPNYRRVTTIVQTLSAQYAYKTVTVTITHPAMPTPVKKTTAIARF
- a CDS encoding GspH/FimT family protein, with the translated sequence MRRIKTNRSLGSAARRGYTILELTVVLIMVSIIAGMAVPRLNYEKYRADAALRTVRTVLQSAERNAIMRQTNVVVAFDVASRQIVIVEDANNNCTFDGGERKMIRPLEDGAKFAVPPTSYSGMAAPAVSGSNLCTLLGYSAIQFLRDGAASTDLEVYLTSSRGSTTDFRLVRVVQATGRADGYRYDGTIWKRMN